One genomic segment of Acomys russatus chromosome 6, mAcoRus1.1, whole genome shotgun sequence includes these proteins:
- the Ro60 gene encoding RNA-binding protein RO60, which yields MEESVSQLQPLSENQVANSAGGHVWQVTDMNRLHRFLCFGSEGGTYYIKEQKLGLENAEALIRLVEDGRGCEVIQEIKSFSQEGRTAKQEPLLFALAICSQCSDKKTKQAAFKAVPEVCRIPTHLFTFIQFKKDLKESMKCGMWGRALRKAVADWYNEKGGMAVALAVTKYKQRNGWSHKDLLRLSHLKPSSEGLAIVTKYITKGWKEVREQYKEKALSVETEKLLKYLEAVEKVKRTKDELEVIHLIEEYHLVREHLLTNHLKSKEVWKALLQEMPLTALLRNLGKMTANSVLEPGNSEVSLVCEKLCNEKLLKKARIHPFHVLIALETYRIGHGLRGKLKWTPDKEILQALDAAFYKTFKTVEPTGKRFLLAVDVSASMNQKVLGSVLNASTVAAAMCMVVTRTEKESSVVAFACDMVPFPVTTDMTLEQVLTAMNKVPAGSTDCSLPMIWAQKTGTAADVFIVFTDNETFAGQVHPAVALREYRKKMEIPAKLIVCGMTSNGFTIADPDDRGMLDMCGFDTAALDVIRNFTLDVI from the exons ATGGAAGAGTCTGTAAGCCAGTTACAGCCACTGAGTGAGAATCAGGTAGCCAACTCTGCGGGTGGACATGTGTGGCAGGTCACCGACATGAATCGGCTACACCGCTTCCTGTGTTTCGGCTCGGAAGGTGGCACCTACTATATTAAAGAACAGAAGCTGGGCCTTGAAAATGCTGAAGCCCTGATTAGATTGGTTGAGGACGGCAGAGGATGTGAAGTGATACAGGAAATCAAGTCATTTAGTCAGGAGGGCAGGACTGCAAAACAAGAGCCCTTGCTGTTTGCACTCGCCATTTGTTCCCAGTGTTcggacaagaaaacaaaacaagccgcATTTAAAGCTGTCCCTGAAGTTTGTCGCATCCCGACGCATCTTTTCACGTTCATCCAGTTTAAGAAAGATCTGAAGGAAAGCATGAAATGTGGTATGTGGGGTCGTGCCCTCCGGAAGGCCGTTGCAGACTGGTATAATGAAAAAGGTGGCATGGCTGTAGCTCTGGCAGTTACAAAGTACAAACAAAGAAATGGCTGGTCTCACAAAGATCTCTTAAGACTGTCACATCTTAAGCCTTCCAGTGAAG GGCTTGCTATCGTGACCAAATACATTACAAAGGGCTGGAAAGAAGTTCGTGAACAGTATAAAGAAAAAGCGCTTTCTGTGGAGACTGAAAAACTATTAAAGTATctggaggctgtggagaaagtGAAGCGTACAAAAGATGAGCTGGAAGTCATTCATCTGATTGAAGAATATCATTTAGTTAGGGAACATCTGCTGACAAATCACTTAAAATCTAAAGAG GTATGGAAGGCTTTGTTACAAGAAATGCCCCTCACTGCACTACTGAGGAATCTGGGAAAGATGACTGCTAACTCAGTGCTTGAACCAGGAAATTCCGAAGTATCTTTAGTATGTGAAAAACTGTGCAATGAAAAACTGCTCAAAAAG GCTCGTATACACCCATTTCATGTTCTAATTGCATTAGAAACCTACCGAATAGGCCATGGGCTCAGAGGAAAACTGAAATGGACTCCTGATAAAGAAATTTTGCAAGCATTGGATGCtgctttttataaaacatttaag aCAGTTGAGCCAACTGGGAAGCGGTTCTTGCTCGCTGTTGACGTCAGCGCCTCTATGAACCAGAAAGTTTTGGGTAGTGTGCTCAACGCTAGTACTGTTGCTGCTGCAATGTGTATG GTGGTCACACGAACAGAAAAAGAGTCTTCAGTGGTTGCATTTGCATGTGATATGGTTCCATTTCCTGTGACTACAGACATGACCTTAGAGCAGGTTTTAACAGCTATGAATAAA GTCCCAGCAGGCAGCACCGATTGCTCTCTTCCAATGATCTGGGCCCAGAAAACAGGTACAGCTGCTGATGTATTCATCGTATTCACTGATAATGAGACCTTTGCTGGACAAGTgcatcctgctgttgccctgagGGAGTACCGAAAG